The Mangifera indica cultivar Alphonso chromosome 12, CATAS_Mindica_2.1, whole genome shotgun sequence DNA window ctttattctttttaaagtaATGCTTGATGCTTTGGTATTTTTGTTACATGCTTTATTAAAGTTTGGGTCATGCCATGGCCAATATTTATGCCACCCACCTTCAAAAAGTAAAAGGATACAATTGTTGGTCATGGTgtagattattaaaaatttaatcaattctCTTCCTGTTTAAATACAATTGGTTGCGTTGCGTGGGAATTTGAAAACTACTATTCataaaagttttagtttatattttgaCCACCGAAAGATAAATTCTTTATCTTGTCTCCatgtattttatctttatcaacATTCTTTGCTTGAacttaccaaaaaagaaaaaaaattctttgctTGATTTTAAATATGTGTAAAGTTGGTTAAAGTATTTCATTATTATACTTTGCTTGTATCTAAAAATtgactaaaatgatattattttgattaatacatattaaaataatatcattttagtatcaaataaaaaaaaaacttaatttaaactcaaacttgaattgaactCGAACACTTTTTAAGTAAACTTGAACTCGAATTGACTCTATTAAAGAaagttcgagtttgagcttagacaagtttgaatttaacttgacCTGCATTCAATTCTATGTTACATATCAATCATGAGAActgatatagataaaaaatattttgagaatatattatttattacctaTAGTACTAtattttgttcataaaaaataaaaaattttgataatattttattataaaaataaaaacaataagatTTTCTAGAAACAAAATATTTCCATCAAATTTATACagaataatcatttatatatatatatatatatgcaattttattaaatataataattatttattaaaataattttttaattttattaaatcagtTTATTGATTGATGGTAATTATATTAGCAAACACATTGGTCCCATGGGCACTAATCTTCTGTCTCTTCAGCTTCTTCATTTCCTGTTTCTTACCTGCAAACAAGTAACGCAAACACTTTGTGGTGCCTGAAAACTTAGCTCTACTTCTCAGATCAACCATCAACTTGTACTTGTACATGTTCTAAACCTTccctttatttataattgtctaTTGCTTCAGATTGCTTTtctattattttcccttatcaATTCTCTATCGTTTTATTAGATCTGTTTTATACTCAGTATCAATAAAtttcgtttaaaaaaaaaaaagaaaagaaattagcTTTGTTCTCAACTTCTCTTAATCGTATTACTCGTAGTGATCTGTTTCCTTCAAGCTAGACTACATTCATTGAGGGTTTGCTCTTAAATACTTTGGCTTTGATAGTTGTTTCCCAGTTTGTTTATTAATCTTTTCTCTTAATTGTTTGCTGAATTATTTTGTCATATAATATTGtccacttctttttctttcatttccctTGCTTCCTAAGTGCCCTTTAATTGTAGCTCTACTtgaaaagatttattaaaaaaaaaaaaaaagagagagagagtgtgtgtgtCTGTACAAGTATTTATCAGCAATGGCTGAGGAAATAGTCAGAAGTACTGCCGCGGAACTTGCATCAAAAGCTACAGAGTCGGCATATGATTTGCTTAAACAGCAGATATCATATGTGTTCAAGTCCCAGAGCTACATCAACAACCTCAAGGATCAAGTTCAGGAGCTcagaatgaaaaaagaaagagtggAGAAATCTGTGGAGTCCGCTGAAAGACAGGGGGAAGAGATTCATAACGATGTTAAGAATTGGCTGCGTGCTGCAGATGATTTCACTGAAAGGGAAGCAAAAGCCATCATTGAGGATGGAGATAAAGCAAACAAGGGCAGCTGTTTAAAACTGAAGTCTTGTCCTAATTTGATTCAACAATACAAGCTTGGAAAGGAAGCAGTGAAAGCGGCAGTGACTGGGGCCAATCTGTTGGGGAAAGGCAACTTCAGTAGTGTTTCCTACCGTCCTGCTCTACAGAGGACAGAATCCATGTATGTCAGAGGCTACGAGGCCTTTGATTCTAGAAAGCAACTTTTGCAAGAGATCATGGACACATTGAAGGATGGTAATGTAAACATGATTGGGGTGCATGGGATGGGAGGTGTGGGCAAAACAACACTGGTCAAAAAAGTAGCTTGGCAGGCGAAGGAAGACAAGTTATTTAATGAGGTGGCCATTGCTGAGGTGACACAAACCCCAGActacaaaaaaattcaagagaagCTTGCTTCCGATTTAGGCTTGGAATTTAAGCAGGAGAGTGAATATCACAGAGCTAGTCTACTACGTCACAGGATAAAGAGGGAGAAGAGTTTACTTATAATATTGGATAATATTTGGACTAAACTTGACTTGGATGCAATTGGAATTCCTTTCGAGGATgctgagaaagaaagaaaagatgataAGATCAGGCCATGCACAATATTGTTTACTTCTAGAAATCGGGATTTATTAAGCAAAGATATGAAAACTAAGAAGAACATCTTTGTTGACACTTTATCTTACGGAGACGCATGGAATTTGTTTCAGAAGATTGTGGGTGATTCTGCAGAAAACTCTGATTTTCATCCTGTGGCAGTTGAGATTGTTAGAAAATGTGCAGGTTTACCGGTTGCGATTTCAACAATTGCAAATGCTTTAAAAAATGAGAGTCTTCAGGCTTGGGAGGATGCCTTGGCTCAACTAAAAAGGTCTAATCCAAAACGTGTTCTAGAAGTGGATGAAACTTTGTATTCTACTATTGAGCTGAGTtacaattttctaaaaattgaagAAGCTAAATCACTATTTCTTCTTTGTGCTCTAAAAGATGCTGGTAGTAGCATGTTCGTTGATGACCTATTAAAATATAGTatgggtttgaatttgtttggaGATGTATATACATTGGAAGAGGGAAGGAATAGATTGCACAGGTTGATAAATCATCTCAAAGCTTCTTGTTTGTTGTTGGACAGTGACGATGGCCATGCAGTTAAAATGCATGATATTATTCATGCTGTTGCCATATCGATTGCATCAACAGAGAAATTCatgtttaatattcaaaatgtcACCGGCTTGAAAGAAGTACTAGGggagaaaatatcaaaagattCAACCGCTATTTCTCTACCTTATAGAGATATTTATGACGAGCTTCCTCAACGGTTAGAGTTTCCGAAACTGAAATTGTTCTTTCTATTTACAAAAAATCGCTCATTACAAATCCCAGATACTTTTTTCGAAGAAATTAAAGAACTTACGGTTTTAGATCTTAccggattttttttcttttcattaccTTTATCTCTTTCCTACctaaaaaaccttaaaacactGTGTCTGGACAACTGCCTGTTGGAGGATCTAAGAATTCTGGGAGAGCTAAGTAAATTAGAAATTCTTAGCCTTCTCGACTCTCACATTGAACAATTGCCTGTAGAAATCGGACAATTGACTCGTTTGAAGTTATTAGATTTGAGCAATTGTTTAAACCTTAAATACATTGCACCAAATGTTATCTCCTGCTTGTCTCAATTAGAAGAACTATACATGGGCAACAACTTCGTTCAATGGGAAGTTGAAGGAGTAGCTAATCAAGGACAACGAAATGCTAGTCTTGAAGAGTTAAAGCTGTTGTCTAACCTAACAACTTTACATCTTCATGTTCAAGATGCTCAAGTTATGCCACAAGACTTGTTCTTCGAGAAAttgaaaagttataaaatatttataggcGATAAATGGAAGTGGTCTGGTAAATATGACATTTCAACTTTAAGAACGTTCAAACTAAAGATAAGTGATAATGTTTATTTGGGGCAAGGAATTAAAAGTTTGTTGAAGATGGCTGAAGATCTCTTTCTTGAGGAAATGAATGGAGTTAGATATGTTCTTGATGAACTCAATGAGGATGGTTTTCCACATTTAAAGCATCTACATGTAAAGGACGGTCTTGACATTTTGTATATCATTAACTCAGTTGCTTGGAAACTAGCCTTTCCTAAGTTGGAGTCCTTGAtcctttgtaatttgattaaattggaGAAGATATGTCATGGTCAACTCAATGTAGTGTCTTTCAACAAATTAAGgatcataaaaatagaaaaatgtgataGACTGGAATATCTCTTTGCATCCTTCATTGCAAAAAACCTTATGCAGCTACAAGAAGTTGAAgcgattgattgtaaaaagctAAAAGAGATTTTTGTTGGagaaagtaaagaaataaataacGAGATTGAGTTCAATCAATTGAGCTCTCTGACACTACAAGATCtatctgaattcataaatatCAGCTTTGGCATGAGGGTATGTTTTCtacttttcaacttttaattattttcattttatgtaAAAAGGTTCTTATTAGTTCATATGTTATGTTCAAGggaatattaaatttgtttctaCAGGTTGTCCTTCCAAGATTGGAGAACTTGAAATTGTGTTCAATTAATTTTGGGAATACATGGCTTGGTCAACACCTAGCAATGTTTTCTTATGGTCAATGCTTAAAAAGCTTGACCGTGGCAGAGTGTAATGgcttgaaatttttgttttcatcatcTATGGTCAAAAGTCTTAATCAACTCCAAAAGCTTGTAGTAAGCAATTGTGAGTTAATGGAAGTAATAATCGACTCAAAAGGAGTAGGAGGAGAAATGATAATTGATGTGAGTTTCTCTAACCTATTGTACATGAAGCTTGAACTCCTGCCAGAACTCACGAGTTTTGGCACAgggaattcaattgaattcccCTCCTTAAAAGAACTTCACATTGAGCATTGCTCTAATTTGAAGACATTCTTTAGCAAATCTTTTTATCCAAACACAGTGAGAGAAGAAGTAAGCTCGGATAACTACTTTATTGATATAATTCCGCTCTTTGACGAAAAGGTAATTAGTTTATTCTTTATTGCcttgaaaatattgtttagGTTTTGAGAGCAGTTCAACCGGGCACAATATTTGAACAACTTGTTCATTGTGAGCTTATGGGTCTTTCATACCAAAATATTAACATTGTGTATTGTTTGCTGCAGGTTGCTTTTCCAAGGTTGGAAGAGATGGTGCTCTTGCATTTGGATAACTTGCAGTTGATTTGGCACAACAAAAAGCTCTTTGTGGAATCCTTTTGCAAACTGAAAGCAGTGAGAGTGGAATCTTGTGAAAAGTTATTAGCTATTGTTCCATCTAATACTCGAGGACATCTCACTTTTCAAAGTCTAGAGATGTTGACTGTTAAAAATTGTTGGAATATGAAAAGTCTCATTCCAGTTTCTGCAGCTACTGGTCTTGTGCAACTTGAAGTGCTTTATATAATATCTTGCGGACTGGAGGAAATTATTTCTGAGGAGGAAGTTAATGGGGCCCCTACTTTTTTGTTTCCTCAATTGAAAGGAATCTACCTTTACAATTTACCAAAACTCAAGTGTTTCTATCCGCGGTTGCATGCAATAGACTGGCCAATGCTAAGAAGTTTGTATGTGTTTGATTGCaggaagataaaattatatgcttcAAACTTTCTTAGCTTTCAAGACAGAGACAGGGAGAGTCAACCTAGCCTCTTTTTGTTAGAAAAggtattattatttcaattgcATCCCTAGTCACTCATAAATGAAACATCTTTACATTATCCAACTTGATTAGATCATAATCCTGATTGCACTTTTTAGTGGGTTGGTGTACAATTAAGTATCCAACACAAAAAGCAAGCCCAATAGGCTGAGTAACTCCTCCTATTCATAAGCCCAAAAACCTTGTTAACCAATtgatgttaaataataattagggctaaaaataagtaaaccaactcaaatataagatttgaattaGGCATTAATCAATTTTAGTTTCCAATTCATAAGTAGGACATTCAAGTTtgtattgcaaatgaaaataaaccaaGAGGTACGTTTCCTTTTACTtgattatcataaatttatttttctctataaatcTGTCGAGTTAATCTATATTAATTAAGTGTTTCATTTGCAAGATAGTATTCATTttgttgattaaaaatttttgttcaattatgTAATTCTTATTTAAAGAGTACATTCACTTAgtaagatatttaattaataatttaaaatatataaataaagtaatccGTGGGAGAAAGTTAACGAGTAATATGAGTTGCACacattataaacaaatttctgattttttttcctttttgtattaaaatttggctCATAAAAGTATATAAGACTTTTGCCTTATGTGTTTTCAATATAGCAATATAATTTACATTATTTCCATATTAAGGATCTACTATATATGTTTTTACTTGCTTATGATTAGATGTTTATAACATGTGACACTCCAAactgtttttatatatataaaatcatagtGATTTATTTGTGTGCTGTGGTGTATTCGTTGATGACTAAATGCTCACGCTTGCTAATTTATCTGTTCATGATTTTCAGGTCATACCAAATTTGGAAGCGTTAGGTTTGGACGCTCATGACTTCAGATTGACATTCCTCCACAGTGATCAAGCTAAGAGCATTGGCAAACTTAAATTGCTTCAGCTTCGGAACTTTGATGATGAATTTGTTGCTTCTGTGTTTGTTTTCCTTCAAAGGTTAAATTGTTTGGAAACActtgattttagttttaatagtttcaaagaGCTATTCCCCTATGAAAAGAGACATATATGGAAACAAGATTTTCGAGGGGAtacaattcttcaaaatctccAAACTCTAGAAGTATGGCATTGTCATTGTTTGACTATTTTAGCGCCATCTGCAACGAATTTCAATAATCTTGAAACTCTACAGGTATGCAATTGCAATGGATTAGACAAGGTCCTAACATGTGAAACAGTCAAAACTCTCGTCAATAtgaaaaaactaataataagaGACTACAAGTTAGTGACAAAGATTATAACAAACGAGGgagataaagaagaagagattgtattcaaaaaattgaaaattttggagcTTTATTGTTTATCAGGCCTCTCATGCTTCTGCTCAGCcaattattccttcaaatttcCCTGTTTAGAGTTGGTTACTATATGTCAGAGTCCAAGATTGAACTTCTTTTCTCGGGGAGTGTTAAGTACACCATTACTAAAAAAAGTACTATTGACAAAAGGAGATGataaagaagaatatttttgg harbors:
- the LOC123193436 gene encoding uncharacterized protein LOC123193436 isoform X1, with protein sequence MAEEIVRSTAAELASKATESAYDLLKQQISYVFKSQSYINNLKDQVQELRMKKERVEKSVESAERQGEEIHNDVKNWLRAADDFTEREAKAIIEDGDKANKGSCLKLKSCPNLIQQYKLGKEAVKAAVTGANLLGKGNFSSVSYRPALQRTESMYVRGYEAFDSRKQLLQEIMDTLKDGNVNMIGVHGMGGVGKTTLVKKVAWQAKEDKLFNEVAIAEVTQTPDYKKIQEKLASDLGLEFKQESEYHRASLLRHRIKREKSLLIILDNIWTKLDLDAIGIPFEDAEKERKDDKIRPCTILFTSRNRDLLSKDMKTKKNIFVDTLSYGDAWNLFQKIVGDSAENSDFHPVAVEIVRKCAGLPVAISTIANALKNESLQAWEDALAQLKRSNPKRVLEVDETLYSTIELSYNFLKIEEAKSLFLLCALKDAGSSMFVDDLLKYSMGLNLFGDVYTLEEGRNRLHRLINHLKASCLLLDSDDGHAVKMHDIIHAVAISIASTEKFMFNIQNVTGLKEVLGEKISKDSTAISLPYRDIYDELPQRLEFPKLKLFFLFTKNRSLQIPDTFFEEIKELTVLDLTGFFFFSLPLSLSYLKNLKTLCLDNCLLEDLRILGELSKLEILSLLDSHIEQLPVEIGQLTRLKLLDLSNCLNLKYIAPNVISCLSQLEELYMGNNFVQWEVEGVANQGQRNASLEELKLLSNLTTLHLHVQDAQVMPQDLFFEKLKSYKIFIGDKWKWSGKYDISTLRTFKLKISDNVYLGQGIKSLLKMAEDLFLEEMNGVRYVLDELNEDGFPHLKHLHVKDGLDILYIINSVAWKLAFPKLESLILCNLIKLEKICHGQLNVVSFNKLRIIKIEKCDRLEYLFASFIAKNLMQLQEVEAIDCKKLKEIFVGESKEINNEIEFNQLSSLTLQDLSEFINISFGMRVVLPRLENLKLCSINFGNTWLGQHLAMFSYGQCLKSLTVAECNGLKFLFSSSMVKSLNQLQKLVVSNCELMEVIIDSKGVGGEMIIDVSFSNLLYMKLELLPELTSFGTGNSIEFPSLKELHIEHCSNLKTFFSKSFYPNTVREEVSSDNYFIDIIPLFDEKVAFPRLEEMVLLHLDNLQLIWHNKKLFVESFCKLKAVRVESCEKLLAIVPSNTRGHLTFQSLEMLTVKNCWNMKSLIPVSAATGLVQLEVLYIISCGLEEIISEEEVNGAPTFLFPQLKGIYLYNLPKLKCFYPRLHAIDWPMLRSLYVFDCRKIKLYASNFLSFQDRDRESQPSLFLLEKVIPNLEALGLDAHDFRLTFLHSDQAKSIGKLKLLQLRNFDDEFVASVFVFLQRLNCLETLDFSFNSFKELFPYEKRHIWKQDFRGDTILQNLQTLEVWHCHCLTILAPSATNFNNLETLQVCNCNGLDKVLTCETVKTLVNMKKLIIRDYKLVTKIITNEGDKEEEIVFKKLKILELYCLSGLSCFCSANYSFKFPCLELVTICQSPRLNFFSRGVLSTPLLKKVLLTKGDDKEEYFWKDDLNSTIQQIFANMVGFCGFEYLTLSEFPYLKEKIWNCQLPFDLFWNLKSLVVDKCSDISSGIPPNVLCYFKNLELLYVESCESLEQVFDVEENHQEILGLKKLKSLKINNCNNLRYIFTHSILLCLVQLQEIEAKNCALIKEVIKKEGEKDRVSDKIVIPRLNSVTLELLPNLTSFYSGSSILECPPLKTIIIKDCQKVQMKEFSIHLSSFFTEKVELPTLGSSSCFQNLTILVIDGFDQLKYLFPSYTLKSFFKLKELEISNCMFMERVIDADEGRTRTMLFPKLYQLKLRDLPRLTTFCNSTANFVEMSSLFRLWIDNCPGIQTFISSSVCGEMTLSRKEPEGTSAKENSTHIQSLFDKKVRLPSLERLKITYADHLVKLWNDEVCLDSFCKLNRVFLHFCKRLVSVFPSNMLGSHQKLEYLEVENCDSVEEIFEILEKNSGMVEEIVPKEEAIPRFVFSKLTWLNLQMLPSLKSFYPEIHISEWPDLKVLKVHGCNNVRILASELLSTRESHGYSEETLFFVYKDAFPSLEELELCEMPRLLHLWKGISQPSNAFQNLETLKLSECGSLENSWSSLVSFQKLETLQVSKCDGLRYLLTPSKAKTLGRLTRMNVSDCQMMEEIITRLGGEVIENSIVFCKLDHLELHCLASLKGFCCGDYTLEFPSLKKVVVRKCLEMETFCHGFLSTPKLQRLQFTEGEDEVEEYWKGNLNSTIQYLFKNMNVRSSKEY
- the LOC123193436 gene encoding uncharacterized protein LOC123193436 isoform X2; protein product: MAEEIVRSTAAELASKATESAYDLLKQQISYVFKSQSYINNLKDQVQELRMKKERVEKSVESAERQGEEIHNDVKNWLRAADDFTEREAKAIIEDGDKANKGSCLKLKSCPNLIQQYKLGKEAVKAAVTGANLLGKGNFSSVSYRPALQRTESMYVRGYEAFDSRKQLLQEIMDTLKDGNVNMIGVHGMGGVGKTTLVKKVAWQAKEDKLFNEVAIAEVTQTPDYKKIQEKLASDLGLEFKQESEYHRASLLRHRIKREKSLLIILDNIWTKLDLDAIGIPFEDAEKERKDDKIRPCTILFTSRNRDLLSKDMKTKKNIFVDTLSYGDAWNLFQKIVGDSAENSDFHPVAVEIVRKCAGLPVAISTIANALKNESLQAWEDALAQLKRSNPKRVLEVDETLYSTIELSYNFLKIEEAKSLFLLCALKDAGSSMFVDDLLKYSMGLNLFGDVYTLEEGRNRLHRLINHLKASCLLLDSDDGHAVKMHDIIHAVAISIASTEKFMFNIQNVTGLKEVLGEKISKDSTAISLPYRDIYDELPQRLEFPKLKLFFLFTKNRSLQIPDTFFEEIKELTVLDLTGFFFFSLPLSLSYLKNLKTLCLDNCLLEDLRILGELSKLEILSLLDSHIEQLPVEIGQLTRLKLLDLSNCLNLKYIAPNVISCLSQLEELYMGNNFVQWEVEGVANQGQRNASLEELKLLSNLTTLHLHVQDAQVMPQDLFFEKLKSYKIFIGDKWKWSGKYDISTLRTFKLKISDNVYLGQGIKSLLKMAEDLFLEEMNGVRYVLDELNEDGFPHLKHLHVKDGLDILYIINSVAWKLAFPKLESLILCNLIKLEKICHGQLNVVSFNKLRIIKIEKCDRLEYLFASFIAKNLMQLQEVEAIDCKKLKEIFVGESKEINNEIEFNQLSSLTLQDLSEFINISFGMRVAFPRLEEMVLLHLDNLQLIWHNKKLFVESFCKLKAVRVESCEKLLAIVPSNTRGHLTFQSLEMLTVKNCWNMKSLIPVSAATGLVQLEVLYIISCGLEEIISEEEVNGAPTFLFPQLKGIYLYNLPKLKCFYPRLHAIDWPMLRSLYVFDCRKIKLYASNFLSFQDRDRESQPSLFLLEKVIPNLEALGLDAHDFRLTFLHSDQAKSIGKLKLLQLRNFDDEFVASVFVFLQRLNCLETLDFSFNSFKELFPYEKRHIWKQDFRGDTILQNLQTLEVWHCHCLTILAPSATNFNNLETLQVCNCNGLDKVLTCETVKTLVNMKKLIIRDYKLVTKIITNEGDKEEEIVFKKLKILELYCLSGLSCFCSANYSFKFPCLELVTICQSPRLNFFSRGVLSTPLLKKVLLTKGDDKEEYFWKDDLNSTIQQIFANMVGFCGFEYLTLSEFPYLKEKIWNCQLPFDLFWNLKSLVVDKCSDISSGIPPNVLCYFKNLELLYVESCESLEQVFDVEENHQEILGLKKLKSLKINNCNNLRYIFTHSILLCLVQLQEIEAKNCALIKEVIKKEGEKDRVSDKIVIPRLNSVTLELLPNLTSFYSGSSILECPPLKTIIIKDCQKVQMKEFSIHLSSFFTEKVELPTLGSSSCFQNLTILVIDGFDQLKYLFPSYTLKSFFKLKELEISNCMFMERVIDADEGRTRTMLFPKLYQLKLRDLPRLTTFCNSTANFVEMSSLFRLWIDNCPGIQTFISSSVCGEMTLSRKEPEGTSAKENSTHIQSLFDKKVRLPSLERLKITYADHLVKLWNDEVCLDSFCKLNRVFLHFCKRLVSVFPSNMLGSHQKLEYLEVENCDSVEEIFEILEKNSGMVEEIVPKEEAIPRFVFSKLTWLNLQMLPSLKSFYPEIHISEWPDLKVLKVHGCNNVRILASELLSTRESHGYSEETLFFVYKDAFPSLEELELCEMPRLLHLWKGISQPSNAFQNLETLKLSECGSLENSWSSLVSFQKLETLQVSKCDGLRYLLTPSKAKTLGRLTRMNVSDCQMMEEIITRLGGEVIENSIVFCKLDHLELHCLASLKGFCCGDYTLEFPSLKKVVVRKCLEMETFCHGFLSTPKLQRLQFTEGEDEVEEYWKGNLNSTIQYLFKNMNVRSSKEY